A single Perognathus longimembris pacificus isolate PPM17 chromosome 17, ASM2315922v1, whole genome shotgun sequence DNA region contains:
- the Krt25 gene encoding keratin, type I cytoskeletal 25, which yields MSLRLSSGSRRSYPRPSTGSLRLSGGAASFGAGNACGIPGIGSGFSCAFGGSSSGGNVGAGNPCAGFTVNEGGLLSGNEKVTMQNLNDRLASYLDNVQALQEANADLEQKIKGWYEKFGPGSCRGLDHDYSRYFPIIDDLKNQIIASTTSNANAVLQIDNARLTADDFRLKYENELALHQSVEADVNGLRRVLDEITLCRTDLEIQYETLSEELTYLKKNHKEEMQVLQCAAGGNVNVEMNAAPGVDLTVLLNNMRAEYEALAEQNRRDAEAWFNEKSASLQQQISEDVGATTSARNELTEMKRTMQTLEIELQSLLATKQSLECSLTETEGNYCTQLAQIQAQIGALEEQLHQVRTETEGQKLEHEQLLDIKVHLEKEIETYCLLIGGDEGACKSASYKSKDYGAGTVGSQIKDSAKPIVVKKVLEEVDQRSKILTTRLHSLEEKSQSN from the exons ATGTCTCTGCGACTTTCCAGTGGATCCCGCAGATCCTATCCCCGGCCCAGCACCGGGTCACTCCGGCTCTCTGGAGGAGCCGCCAGCTTTGGAGCTGGAAATGCTTGTGGCATCCCAGGCATTGGAAGTGGCTTCTCCTGTGCCTTCGGTGGCAGCTCCTCAGGGGGCAATGTAGGGGCAGGCAACCCTTGTGCTGGCTTCACCGTGAATGAGGGCGGCCTCCTCTCCGGCAATGAGAAAGTGACCATGCAGAACCTCAACGACCGCCTGGCCTCCTACCTGGATAACGTGCAAGCTCTGCAGGAGGCCAACGCTGACCTGGAGCAGAAGATCAAGGGCTGGTATGAGAAGTTTGGACCCGGCTCTTGCAGGGGCCTTGATCATGACTACAGTAGATATTTCCCCATCATTGATGATCTTAAAAACCAG ATCATCGCTTCCACCACCAGCAATGCTAATGCTGTTCTACAGATCGATAATGCCAGGCTGACTGCTGATGATTTCAGACTCAA GTATGAAAATGAGCTGGCTCTCCATCAGAGCGTAGAGGCTGATGTCAATGGGCTCCGCAGAGTGCTGGATGAAATCACCCTGTGCAGGACAGACCTGGAGATTCAGTACGAGACCCTGAGTGAGGAATTGACTTACCTCAAGAAGAACCACAAAGAG GAGATGCAAGTTCTGCAGTGCGCGGCGGGCGGCAACGTGAACGTGGAGATGAACGCGGCGCCCGGCGTGGACCTCACCGTCCTGCTGAACAACATGCGGGCCGAGTACGAGGCGCTGGCCGAGCAGAACCGCAGGGATGCCGAGGCCTGGTTCAACGAAAAG AGCGCCTCCCTGCAGCAGCAGATCTCAGAGGACGTGGGCGCCACCACCTCGGCCCGCAACGAGCTGACTGAGATGAAGCGCACCATGCAAACCCTGGAAATAGAGCTCCAGTCTCTCCTAGCCACG AAACAATCCCTGGAGTGCTCCCTGACAGAGACGGAGGGCAACTACTGCACGCAGCTGGCCCAGATCCAGGCTCAGATCGGAGCCCTGGAGGAGCAGCTGCACCAGGTCAGGACCGAGACCGAGGGCCAGAAGCTGGAGCACGAGCAACTACTGGACATCAAGGTCCACCTGGAGAAGGAGATCGAGACCTACTGCCTGTTGATAGGAGGAGATGAGGG GGCTTGCAAGTCTGCAAGTTACAAGTCTAAAGATTACGGAGCTGGAACTGTGGGAAGTCAAATCAAAG attCAGCCAAGCCCATCGTGGTTAAGAAAGTCCTGGAGGAAGTAGACCAACGAAGCAAGATCCTTACCACTAGGCTCCACTCCCTGGAAGAGAAATCTCAAAGCAATTAA
- the Krt26 gene encoding keratin, type I cytoskeletal 26 yields MSFRLSGGSRRISSRAESVRLSRGETSFVAGGMSVGSGAGGSYSCTLAGISSGGSCSPNGASGNGTGFLGNEAGLLSGNEKMTMQNLNDRLALYLDHVSALQKANAELELKIKGWYEKYGPGCCRGLDHDYSMYFPIIEDLKKQIISATSDNARIILQNDNTRLTADDFRMKYENELALHQGVEADTNGLRQVLEELSLCTTDLEMQCEALSEELTYLHKNHKEEMEVLQYASGGNVNVEMNAVPGVNLTALLNNMRAEYEDLAEQNCRDAEASFHEKSTSLRQQISDDSGAVTAARCEVTELKRNLQTLEIELQSLMAMKQSYECSLAETERNYCVQLQQIQDQIGMKEEQLQQIRTETEGQKLEYDQLLDIKIFLEKEIETYCNLLDGEERKSESTCHKSKDSKPANSANQIKDSTEESFVKTVVEELDQLGSVLSLRVHSVEEKSSKISNITMEQRIPTKAP; encoded by the exons ATGTCTTTTCGGCTTTCTGGTGGATCCAGGCGGATAAGCTCACGGGCTGAGTCTGTCCGGCTGTCTCGTGGAGAGACCAGCTTTGTGGCCGGCGGCATGAGTGTTGGGTCGGGAGCAGGAGGCAGCTATTCTTGCACCCTTGCAGGCATTTCTTCTGGGGGAAGCTGCAGCCCTAATGGGGCATCAGGAAATGGCACTGGTTTTCTTGGGAATGAGGCTGGCCTCCTCTCTGGGAACGAGAAGATGACCATGCAGAACCTCAATGACCGCCTGGCCTTGTACCTGGACCACGTGAGTGCCCTGCAGAAGGCCAACGCCGAGCTGGAGCTGAAGATCAAGGGTTGGTATGAGAAATACGGGCCTGGCTGTTGCCGGGGACTTGATCATGACTACAGCATGTATTTCCCAATCATTGAAGACTTGAAAAAACAG ATTATTTCTGCAACCTCTGACAATGCCAGAATTATTCTACAAAATGACAACACTAGACTGACCGCCGATGACTTCAGGATGAA GTACGAAAACGAGCTGGCTTTGCACCAGGGCGTTGAGGCCGACACCAACGGTCTTCGCCAAGTGTTGGAGGAGCTGAGCCTTTGCACAACAGACTTGGAGATGCAGTGTGAAGCCCTCAGTGAGGAACTGACCTATCTCCACAAGAACCACAAGGAG gaaatggaagtccTACAATATGCCTCTGGAGGGAACGTAAATGTGGAGATGAATGCAGTCCCAGGAGTGAACCTCACTGCTCTGTTGAACAACATGAGGGCTGAGTACGAGGACCTGGCCGAGCAGAACTGCAGAGATGCAGAGGCCTCCTTTCATGAGAAG AGCACATCCCTGCGACAGCAGATCTCAGATGACTCAGGGGCAGTCACAGCGGCCAGATGTGAAGTGACAGAACTGAAACGCAACCTGCAAACCCTGGAAATAGAACTTCAGTCCCTCATGGCTATG aaACAGTCCTATGAATGTTCCTTGGCTGAGACTGAAAGAAATTACTGTGTTCAACTCCAACAAATCCAGGATCAGATTGGCATGAAGGAAGAGCAATTACAACAGATCCGCACAGAAACAGAAGGCCAGAAGCTGGAGTATGATCAGCTTCTTGATAtcaaaatatttttggaaaaagaaattgaaacatATTGCAACTTACTGGATGGAGAAGAAAG AAAAAGTGAATCTACATGTCACAAATCAAAAGACAGCAAGCCTGCAAATTCTGCAAATCAAATCAAAG ACTCAACAGAAGAATCTTTTGTCAAGACAGTGGTTGAAGAACTAGATCAACTGGGCAGTGTCCTTTCACTGAGAGTTCATTCAGTGGAAGAAAAATCTTCTAAAATAAGCAACATTACAATGGAGCAACGGATACCTACTAAAGCACCCTAA
- the Krt27 gene encoding keratin, type I cytoskeletal 27 translates to MSVRFSSASRRVGSVRLSSGGSGLGAVNTCGMPGIGNGFSCAFGGSSSAGSYGGGLGSGSVPCSTFTSNEHGLLSGNEKVTMQNLNDRLASYLENVQALEEANADLEQKIKDWYEKFGPGSCRGLDHDYSRYFPIIDDLRNQIITATTSNANIVLQNDNARLTADDFRLKFENELALHQSVEADINGLRRVLDELTLCRTDLEVQLETLTEELAYLKKNHEEEMKALQCAAGGNVNVEMNAAPGVDLTVLLNNMRAEYEALAEQNRRDAEAWFNEKSASLQQQISDDAGATTSARNELTEMKRTLQTLEIELQSLLAMKQSLECSLVETEGNYCTQLAQIQAQIGALEEQLHQVRTETEGQKLEHEQLLDIKAHLEKEIETYCRLIDGDDSSCFKSKGQGGPGNQIKDSPKMAIVKTVVEEFDPRGKVLSSRVHAVEEKPTKANKSEQRVPA, encoded by the exons ATGTCTGTGCGCTTCTCTTCAGCATCCCGACGAGTGGGCTCCGTGAGACTCTCAAGTGGAGGGTCAGGGTTGGGGGCTGTAAACACATGTGGTATGCCGGGCATAGGAAATGGCTTCTCGTGTGCCTTCGGGGGCAGCTCGTCAGCTGGAAGCTATGGTGGAGGGCTGGGGAGTGGAAGTGTTCCTTGTTCTACCTTCACCAGCAATGAACATGGCCTCCTGTCGGGCAATGAGAAGGTGACCATGCAGAACCTCAATGACCGCCTGGCCTCTTACCTGGAGAATGTCCAAGCACTAGAGGAAGCCAATGCTGACTTAGAGCAGAAGATCAAGGACTGGTATGAGAAATTTGGACCTGGTTCTTGCCGAGGTCTTGACCATGACTACAGCAGATACTTTCCAATCATTGACGATCTTAGAAACCAG ATAATTACTGCAACTACAAGTAATGCCAACATTGTCCTACAAAACGATAATGCAAGACTGACAGCTGATGACTTCAGACTCAA GTTTGAAAATGAGCTGGCCCTTCACCAGAGCGTGGAGGCCGACATCAACGGCTTGCGCAGAGTCCTGGATGAGCTGACCTTGTGCAGAACTGACCTGGAGGTCCAGCTGGAAACGCTCACCGAGGAACTGGCCTACCTCAAGAAGAACCACGAGGAG GAGATGAAGGCGCTGCAGTGCGCGGCGGGCGGCAACGTGAACGTGGAGATGAACGCGGCGCCCGGCGTGGACCTCACCGTCCTGCTGAACAACATGCGGGCCGAGTACGAGGCGCTGGCCGAGCAGAACCGCAGGGATGCCGAGGCCTGGTTCAACGAAAAG AGCGCCTCCCTGCAGCAGCAGATTTCCGACGACGCTGGGGCCACCACCTCGGCCAGGAACGAGCTCACCGAGATGAAACGGACGCTCCAGAccctggagattgaactccagTCCCTTCTAGCCATG AAACAATCCCTGGAGTGCTCCTTAGTGGAGACAGAGGGCAACTACTGCACGCAGCTGGCCCAGATCCAGGCTCAGATCGGAGCCCTGGAGGAGCAGCTGCACCAGGTCAGGACCGAGACCGAGGGCCAGAAGCTGGAGCACGAGCAACTGCTGGACATCAAGGCCCACCTGGAGAAGGAGATCGAGACCTACTGCCGCCTGATAGATGGAGATGACAG CTCTTGTTTTAAATCAAAAGGTCAAGGAGGACCTGGAAATCAGATCAAAG ACTCACCTAAAATGGCCATCGTTAAAACAGTGGTTGAAGAATTCGATCCTCGTGGCAAAGTGCTCTCATCCAGAGTCCACGCGGTGGAGGAGAAACCCACCAAAGCCAACAAGAGTGAGCAGCGAGTACCTGCTTGA